AAGAGTTTGCAAGCACAGTAACACCTGACTGAAGGCATGGGTGGAACTAACCTACATTCCAACTATgtgttttttttatataatatactGTACAACAAGTATACCTGATCATGTGCTGTATCCTGCTTAGCACATAAACAAAATAGTGTGTTTTGTAATCCTCATTATAGCATTATGGCATTTCACTAAGActctggcttggtctacactaaaaactgATGTTGATATAAGTGCATCACTCAGGGTGATGCACTCGGGGCCAGAGCCTGCCAcagttacattgacctaactcccAGCGTAGACCGtactatgtcaacaggagggcttctcccatcaacatagctactgcctctcggggagatggattacctgtgccaatgggagaagcccttCCGTTGGCAAAGGtaacatcttcactgaagcaggccttcagtgtagataagccctgagtCTAATGCAATGAACTTTCCATCAGGAAATAGGAGATATGGGATTTAAACACTGAGATCTAAACCATAGGGTCTTAACCTTGGGTCACAACCACCTTGTACTTCCCATATATCTCAATGGGAAGAGGGTTGCAACTAGATCCCAGTTAGACGGGAGGAGAGTTTGAGATTGGATCCCGGTATGGAAAAAATTGAGAGCCACCCAACTAAAGGATCCAATGCTGCGCCAATCAACATTTGTTTTAGTGAATGGTATAGGACAAGTACAGTAGCTAGCAAGAAGATAGATACGTGACAGATCATCCCTGATTACGATGCAAAAGCGTTTGGCCTTAAATATGGAAAGatgattgaaatcaatatttaaaaatgaaccAAGACTGACTGAGGGATGAATTCTTCTCCTCTTGGTTCATTTAATTTTGGAGGCTGAGAAACTTTCCTACGATGTTTGCTGACATCACATCCTCTTCAAAAAGCACTACGTCCTATCAAGCCAAACCAGCGAATTCGTCTTTGCTCTGCTGCGCCTTTCTTGAGAACCGTCAGCACAAGGATATAATGGCCAGATTcctttctttgctgttttttctcAGTCTGAGCTTATGTGAGTACAGAATCGCTATTAGTGTAACCTCTTTAAGAAGGGTAATTAATAATGGGAGTTTAGGGTGGTCTCTCCAGAGTCATCTGAATGGAGGAGTCAAAATGAATGGACAAGGAGTCAAAACAaagattaaaaagcaaacaaacccaccagattaattttcagttttctgttttaCTTTGTTTCTGTGAGCGAATAGAGAAAATGGCCCAGAGCCTGAGCTCAGTCATGCAGGCGCCgccagtggaattactccagatttactccAGCATGACTGAGAGCAGAGTCTGGCCCAAGGATTTTTTCGGGTTCACGAGAGTCAAAACTttaacatcatttaaaaaaacttggtATATGTCAGTGTAACCTGAGCTTTCACCCAGATGGTTTTTGTGCATCAGATGATCTTTGAACTAGGGCAGCCGTTGTAAGGGCTTGGGCGATCGCTGAGCACATTGTAGCCCTGAATCCTAGCAGTCGCTGAAATGTATTACCCAAGTCTGCCTGAGAGCGTGTTGATCCCCTAGCCCTGTGCATGTTCTTGGTTCACTGCTCTGGGTGTCTAGGCACTAATCAGTGAGGATGGAGCTTTAAGTGAGATTTGAGACCCCAGTAAGAAGACTATGGCTTGGATGGTGCTGAGGACGCTCTCTGTGGATGGGTGTGACTGTGCTGATAACTGTGCTGGGTGGATTTCTCTCCCTCAGGTTGCTGCAGATCCCAGGGCCAGGGAAGCAAAATGAGTGTGAGGCTCCGCAATGAAGGCAGTCCCCTAGCCCTGGGAAACAGGGTGGAGCTGGAGTGTGTGTTCTCAGGCCGTGACCTGTCCGACAGCGGTGTCTCCTGGATGCTCCAGCACAGGCAGTCTGTCCCTCAGTTCATCTTGTTCATTACCTCCCTCGGCCGGGTGGCACCGACGGAGAATGGAAAACCACCCGCACGCTTTGAGGCAAAAAGAGAATCCAGCATCTACAGACTGACCGTGAAGTCCTTCCAGGAGCAGGACCAGGGCAATTATTATTGCATCGTCAACCACAACCAGAGGCTGTACTTCAGCTCCGGGATCCCACTCCACTTGCCAGGTCAGCAACAACCTCACCCCatctcagctccctctgcctgggTTGGAGCCCcagcattccccctcccccccagcccagcatcATCCTCATAATCCCTCAGATCTGGCCCTTTCTTCCTGTGTGCCCAGGTGGGCAGGTGTCAGGGGTCCCTGCACAGAGCTTCTGCCCAGACGCCCCTCTCAATGTTTTGCTTTCCCTGAATGTCTCAGCCATGCTGCCTCCTTGCATCTGCCTCACCCTCATTCTCTGTCACTGCCCTTCACCTCCACTCACTGCCTGTAACTGCCAGCAGTTGGTGTCCCTGAGCAGGGTGTAGGTTTCCCCATAGGATCCTAGTGATCCCCCCTCCTTCAGAAGACTGGAGACAATGGGATAAATGCCTGCTCACTTTCCCCTTCCCATTCCTAGTCATGGCTCAGCATGGATAATGCCGTAGGAATGGTGCTTAAAACACTGACACCTCCTTCTACCAAACAAACCGTATCACTGACACCTCCTTCTACTCAACAACCCCCATCACTAACATTCCTTCTACCCAACAAACCCCATCACTGACACCCTTTCTATCCAACCAACCCCTAAACATtaagaaaatcttttaaaaaatcaaacccCAAACCCTAGCCAAGCAGAGTTTTGACCCCAAAACGGGATAAGTGCCAGAGACTGTGACGTCCAGTAAGGGCTTTGCTATTGCTACTGATATGATGTGGACTGGAAAGCAcccagatactatgatgatgggcAGCCGTATAAAAccagattagatagatagatagatagatagatagatagatagatagatagatagatagatgaatgCATTTACtgctctttggagtctgttccAGACCTGGGATTGCCTCAGGAGATCCCTACAGAGTAGCCTTGGCTGGGGAAGGCGTTGCTGTCGACACAGGCTATGGGTACGTGGGGGCACAGCCTCTATTGGCTCTACTGGGGGAATGAGTTccggagggagggacagaggaaggCAGCGAGAGAAGAAGGGACAGAGACTGACTTCACTACCTGTTGTTTCCATTCTTGTTtccagctccccccaccacagccccctcTACGAAGGCAACCACCACCCAGCCCAGCACCACCACCGGCACCAAGGAACCCAGGGACTGCAAACAATTCCTTAACTCAGGTACCGGCTTCGGCTCATCCCACAGCTTTGAGGGAGCCAGAGCCCCCAGCGGTGGGGCTGGCTGTGATTTCACACGCCCTGGCTGCTCGCTCTGCATGCAGCATTGGCCCCCGGGCTTGCGCTGGCTGTCCCAGGCTCGACAGAGCCCAAGCCTGGATTTGCTGACCACGTGTTTTCCCTCTGGAGGGAAACCTGGTGGCTCGTTAAACCAGCCCCGGCGATAAATTCAGCAGCTCACGCATGAGCACCAGCCCGGTCCTCCCCGCTGGGATCGCTGCCGAGTAGCAGAAACGGCTCCCCCCGCTATCGGCCAGCACAGGCCTTTTCTGTCTCCACAGCACGTGGTGGAGCCTGCACcggtccctccctcccctgcaccgagtgcatcctgcacccccacccaccACCTGATCCCTCCTTTTGGAGCGGAGCCGGGGCCTAGGGGATCGCTGAAGCTCCTgggttagttttattttttacgCTATTTTGTTCCTGCAGCAAAAGCCACAGAGAAAGGGCTGGATTTATCCTGTCACTTGTACATCTGGGTCCCCTTAGCCATCGCCTGCCTTCTCCTCCTCATTGCCCTGCTAGCCACCATCACGATGTGTCAAAGTAAGTGACTCCCCTCCATCCGGCTGAGCCAGATACTCCTACGCTCCCAGGCCAGAGAGCAGCGTTTAAAATCAAAAAATTGTCAGTGCTGGTgaatgacccttggtaaattgttccaatcatTAATTACTTACACTGTTAAAATGTACAGGAGgccttatttccagactgaatttgtttagctttttaCTGAAAAAGTCCTTTTTCAGGGTCAGGTCTCAGTTACCTCGGGGTAAATTTGACTGTGCTCTTCTGGCAATGCATGCCACTTGCCTATTGTAGAAATAAGCACTGCAAACAAACTTTAACTGGCTTGCCAGATTAGTATCTATCGCAAACAGGAACATACAGTCAATGCTCCAGTTCTGAGTTTTAGTCCTGAATAAAAACCGAAGGCTCAGTCCTGCAGCCATTAATCACATGAGTGGCTCTTATCCTTGGGAGCAATTTCATTGACTTCGATAAGACTATGTGTTGGATAAGGACTacttgcaggggcggctccaggcaccagcgctccatgCTCCGTGAGGGCGGCattcaggctgccttcggcggcatgcctgcgggaggtctgccagtcccgtggTTTCGACAGCAATTCGGCTGCGGGTACTGCATGTTGCCGAATCCGTGataccggtggacctcccgtaggcgcgATGCCGAAAGCTGCCCGACTGCCGTGctgggggcagcaaaatacatagagccgccccgaCTACTTGCCTTGCTTAAGGGTTGcccaaaagaaaactgaaagaGACAGGGGCTGGACCAAACCTACAGCAAATATAAACTCAACTCTAGCAGAGGATGATTtcggggggaggtggggaaatgccagtaatgtgttgctGCAGCGTCTTTTTTACTGAACAGTGACTTGCTTGCTAATTCTTTCAACttcatcttttcttttaaaagaaaccagAAGACGAAGATGCAAATGTAAAAGGTTGGTAAACTTCCATTTGGGGACATTTTCTCTTTAGTTCAGTGGCTTCTTGCACACCGTGTTATAAAGTAAATTGATACCACAAGCCAAAAAGTCCCACGCATTGGCCCCTCACATGCACACAATATTACTTCTGAGGGTTTGTCTGTGCCATTAAGTCCGGAAAACCAGCCTTAAGGTTCTTGCTTTAACCCTTTCTCCTTTGTTATTATTATATACCATTTAAATACAGTAGCACTCAATAGAGAGTAGGTACTGTACAGACAAAGGAAGACTGTTCATGCCTCAAAGAGTTTGCAGGCTGAAGACTTTGTGGCTATGAATTACAGTAGGCCCTTTCATTAGGGGATCACCCAATGTACCTAGCAAATGTTACATGTCTCCGTCAAGGTTAATAGGGGAAAGTATAGTTTGTTTTTCCAGCGGGCTTGCTGTCACATTGGCCTGTATTATCTAAgggctgcaaggtgctgagtcctctgggctggaacccaaaaAATATTTTAGCACATGCATGATCCTGTTGAAGACAGTGGGACTACAGACATGCTTAAAGCTGAGCTGTACTTAAATCCTTTTCTGGATCAGGATCAGAGAACTCAGCCCCTTGCAAGAGATGCAGGACCTGGCCCACTCCGTTGCATTAACATAGAGTTTGGGGCTATTTTTGGATAtcatttctttccctcttttccaGATAATTGCATGTTTAGTTATTTGAATAAAATGACGGCACATTCAGATAACCGCACTGTGAAAGGTACCTGTgaacagtaaataaataaatagtaatgaCAAGTAGCATTCAGGCTCAGCCTGACAAGTTCTGTCTGCACAGACTTCATTGGCTCTCCACGCACCAGGAGCTTGTAAGGTCACGTTCTTATTGTCCAGCTTCAAAGCTATTACCACCATTCAGTGAGACTTCGCAACATCACTGTGTTGActaatgggaaactgaggcaggcaggtTCAAATAGCTTTACATGACTTGCCAAAGGCCGACGGAAGATGTTTTAAACAGGGTGAAGTTGCACTTGTGTGAGCCTCCTTTTACACTGTCCCAGTAAGTGCACACTAAGGATTTGCACTGGTGGGACTACATTGGTGCACAAATCCATACTagagacaagccctaagtgtctgGGTTGGGATTAGCATTTAGACAATCTGGATTTAATGAAGGCTCCGGGTAGGATTTTCAAACCTCCAGAGCCTTTTCTTTGGCAAAGCCAATGTCTGCAGACAAAGCTACACTCACATTCCCCCTTCAGGACCCACATATGTCAGATTTTTAATTTCAGAACAAGCTATTTTTGAGCTACCTAAATGAACAAATTCATCTGAGAAAAATCAACATCAGAACAATACTGTTTTTAATATCTCCCTAATACAGAATGGTACCAGATTGTTAAAACTTGCTAAAAATGAACTCCTAAGCTGAGATCAAGCATTAGAAATTGCTGCCCAAAGAGTAATGTTTTGTGAAAAGGTTTTAGAATGAAAATGCCTTCTGATCTTTAAATATAACCCTGCTATCACAGCACTGTGACCACATCATAGCAGCTTTACACAGGAACCTAAAAAATATATGCCTCTATTATCTCACTCTATCTCCAGAATGAGATATGTATTGCCTTGCAAAGTGCTATTCTAATccactgcagtgtgtgtgttacagTTCCCCTCTCTGCTGATCTACAGAGGATGGAAGTTGTTGTGGTCAAGAGCTGAGCatataacacattttttttcagtatGGGGGTTGAACTGGGCGGGGGGGAATGGTTCAGTTAGAACCAGAAGTGAATTTTTGTGGTTTTTCCttgccaaatgaaaaaaaaaaattatttcaggtcaaatgaaacattttgttcaacccacagcaaggggtttttttggttcaatTTGGGATTGTTTTTTACCTTCTCTTTTTCTAAaagttaaatttcaaaacaaaatgccaTTTTGAAACCAAAActccatattttgttttaaaacggCTGAACTGATACActtcaacatttttgaaaataaagttCCAATTGTTTTTGGCCAAAACTATCCACTAACTTTGACCCTAATTTGCAAATAAGTTTTGGTgacatgaaaaatgcattttgtggtgaaaaaaaaaatattcacttcGCTCtattacagcccccagctaaaaagGGCTGATACTTTAGTTCAAGCTATAGCAGCtcttgcttttagctctggatgTCCCCAGTTCAGTCCCTGGTGTATTGGCCAAGAGGTCATCATGCCACAATgtggctttttgttctgtgtttgtacagtacccagCTGTAGCGGGGTGACCACCCGCTCTAGCccagaaggggttggaaaagccctgcagagtgctggggctgggcaaggtaaaaccctggctgattgggagaagtggccacaccccaaactgagcaacagggccttataagaaggccagggaagccaaaagCAGCAGTCTCCCTCTACCTGTAGAGGGGGAAGGGCCtgcctgcagggagctagagacagcggagtgggggaaaggcagaggagctggggagctccagccttgAAAGCCCCCAGGCTGTGTCCTAGCAGAAGGCAATAGgttctgggggttgcagagggcagcccaggggtaggccaaggcagcaggtccaaacccaaccttgccagtggtgagtaggctgatactgcagttggCCCCTGAGTATGGGGGCTagctgatgactggcagtagtctcatctgaggtgaggtggggatagtgggtgggggtttcctggggaggggagaccctgagagaaaggggttactgaaTGGATTGCACTCAAACTTCCCCAGGAATTCACCTGACAGCTGACCAAAGCTTGGAAAGtttcaggccagaaggaacaTCTTGGAGAATGTTTGAGCTAGGAGTTGTTAAGGGAGAAgttccagttttgttttgttttttgcagtgtgaGGCTTTTAAACCTTACACTTTGCTGTAGTGAATAAAAGGAATATCACAGACATTGATGGGAAATGAGAATTAAAGGCCCTGTCCTGAAAACCTTTATTCACAGGAGTAGTCCTTGCTCTGGTGAGcagttcattgatttcaataacagCTCTTCAGAAGTCAGTGGTACGACgcagggtatgtctaaactacctgctggatcggtgggcagcaatcaatccagcggggatcaatttattgtgttgcgataaatcaacccctgagcactctcctgtcgactcctgtactccaagCCGAGAGGTGcgggcggagtcgatgggggagcgtcagcagttgactcactgcaaTGAAGATACcacagtgagtagatctaagtatgttgatcTCAGCTATGTTACTGAAGTAACTTAGTTCAattcctccccagtgtagaccagggctaagacaaTAAAGGACACTTCTCAACAGGATCTGGCTCCAGGACTAGCACTGGCAACTTCAGGGTTTATTTTTTCCACTGCAAatgaattttcagtgaaaatatgCACTGTACACTGAGCTAGATCGTCAGCTGCTGTAAACAAGTGTACATCCAAAGGCCCTGGAGAGGCGCAGATTTACACTGCTTGAAGATCTGACTCACTAGACTTTCCTTTTAGCTGAAACAGATTACTATAGAAGGTGATTCCAGACATTACATTGACAATCCTGGGCCTAAGCCTGTGTGTACTGAGCCCTTCCTGCAAGGTGACAAAATGCCTGAAGTGAATGggggtgggttgttttttgttcCCGCTTTGCCGCCCTgcaggttttttgtgtgtgtgtgcactttgCCACTCCAGCAGCCATGCAGGcggttttaatttttaatttttaatttttttttttttttttttgcttggggcagcaaaaaagccagagccggcccgcTTATTAAAGTCAACATCCACTTATTTATTCTTTTGAATTAGGCTTATGGCAAATGGACTAGCAAATGAATAATGTAAACAGGTACAACTgcttgatttaaggctatttactttatatattttgacatgtgatgttgacaatgtgttttaatggtttataaagctctaactttttgaatctcagcatctaatGTCATGAAATAACTGTgtcccccataatttcccacaactgtaaaAATTAAAGTTGATAAAAGTAGAAAAATGTCTTAAAACCCATAAATTGTGCAACTGTGAATGTATAAATCGTTAAAAAtctaaaactgatttaaaatagaTGTTGACATTCTctgtcaaaataataaaaatcaaattctgccaagcctacttatGTTTGATACAAGACTTCTCTACAAAGTACACATTTCAGTCTGTGGTTCTTAAACATTTATGTATTTTCCTAAGATCAGAAGTGTCCCAGGGACCACATGCCCTTTTCCCCCTCCAAGTCCAGAAGCCACACCTGCCTTACAGAAAGCAGGAATCTTAGCTATGTGAATAAGTAATAGCAGGACAGTATAGCAAATACTCACTCTGACATGGTTAGTACTGACAGCttagttacttccctcctttttttGTGTGTCTATTTCCTGTTCTCTGCGCAGGACCTTACAGTACATTGTACTGGATTTCCCCCAGTTGCCTGCAGCCCCAATCAATCCAGGTCACTTTGCATTATAGTTCTCTTCCCTGAGTGCTTGTTACTCCTCCAGGTCTGGCACACCAGACAAATTTGATCATGGTTGTACTTCCTCCAAAAGAGCCACAAGTTAATTCTTGCCATTTTATCAAAAGTCTCATAATATTTAAAGGTGCTGACTccaggagtcatgtgattatgtaagAGTCTCggctttcaattaaaaaaagacatttctagccctcatgatttcAGAGAAATGCCTGAAAACATAACCTGAGTGTAtcccaaaggctcagaaaccagaggcaaataaaaagaatccaaaatgcattttttttttggaaatctCATGCTTTTAAAGGCAGTCTCATGATTACTGGGgccgactcatgatttttgatgtttgggattggcaataccaTATCACAAAGAACAATATGAAGCAGCTGTACAGGATCCAGATTGGGGACTGATTTGTTGATTGAAAAACCTCTGTAAGGTCCTGAAAGAGTTATGGAGCGGGCTACAGCAAGCAGAAGGTGTCACTAGTTGATGACTGGCAGATGCTTCACCAGTGTGAAGTGTCCCCGGAAGTACTCCATGGCCTACAACTTGAGAACCATTGGTTTAGATGAAGGCCAGATGAGCTGACCAATGCTGGTGGATCTTGCTTTTTTACAGAACTCATTTTCTTGTTCACTTCACATCCAAATAACTTATAAACATTGCCTTTTCCTCTCTCCTTAGGCCTATGAATGGGAGCAATGGAAAACCCAGCATGCCAAACAGATACATGTAACGTGACTGAGCCATTTGCATCTGGATCTCCAAACGGGAGCTGTGACTGCATAAACAAACCCTGCGTCCATTTCCATTACTCATTCTCgccctcactttattttttaaattgttcttgtACTTTCTAttctgttgattttttaaaaggcaaactgTTCAAAAAGAGCATATAGATAATGCTGGACACCAGTCACTGTCTACATCAATTCTACTGcctggattttaaaatgtaatcccTCCAAAATTTTCTTGGTTGAATCTTTCAAGCTGGTTTCCAAGtcataaaaaagcaaaatatgccAAAAGACATAGTCCATAACTCTAGCAAAACCCCACTTACTGAAGTCTGTGGTGCAAATCCTGAGATTTTTATTGTCCTTACTTAGATATATACCAATTGACTTCAACAGCTAAGTAAAGACCTCAACATTCAGTCTTTTGGGAATTTTGTTTGCATAAAAACCGAGTAAAGCCTGCCAGATTAGGCCTGCCGCAACAAAGTGTGTGATCCTGcagcaactgaagtcagtggtaaagctCTGATTCACTTCAGCGATGTGGGACTGAGGCCATCGTGAAGACATTTTTATTTGTGATGATGTCTACAATGGGGAAAGGAGATAAAAGGTATTTAGTGAGCATCCCAATACCAAGCTAACTGGTAGTGGGGCATTAGCACAggctaatttttattttttaattttaaaatggggcAAAAAGCCAAATAAGTTTGAACAATCAGAGTTTAGTATTAATGGCTAAAATCAATGAAACTATAAAACTTTTAGAAACATGATGCAGGGTTGAAAGGGCAAATGCTAAAAAGGGCTGTTATTTCCTTTACGGTTCCAAAGACTAAAGATTGCAGGCCCCAGCATTCTGCCCTTACTCAGGtagactctcactgacttcagggggagtTTTGACTGACAAGGTATGCAGGATTCATCCTATTTCTTGGCACCCACAGGTAAGTGGCAAAAGAGTAAATCTAAGCCCACTCTCCCTTCCGCAAACTAGTGTTTTAAGCACAGAATGAAAGAGCTTAGTTTTTTCAACTATGTAGTTGATGTAAATATTTTCTTGCTATAATTGCCATAACGTTTTTCAATATTTCTGTTCCCAACAATCAGTATAAATACTGTGGAACAATTCAACTATACTTCTAGATAGTCTCACTAAAGtacatttccttttcctcttcttaGCCTCAGAAAAGTTAGAgaactaaattaaaaatataaatgaccTTTTTGCTGAGAGATTTGAGTAACAGAAGAAAGGTGTTGCTCTGGTTAAAGATACAGGACTAGGcttcagaagacctgggttcaaatcccaggtCTACCACAGTCTGTAACcttaattgctctgtgcctcagtttcccatctgtaaaatggggacaataatactTCCGTACCTTACTGTCATGCTAAACCTATAAATACTTCAGATATTAAGTCTGTAGGTACAAGATGTTAACTGGAAAGAGAGATCTCTtactatatatttatacacatcAGCCAGGCAAAATGTTCCCATCTGTATTGGCAGTAACACAATCCAAATCCACTTCCAACATCCCAAGTGTCTCTCTTCTTAAACAATGAATCTGATAATAAGTGTGGCCCCAATTTACTAAAGTCCTTAAGCTTGTGCCTACCCGAGacttgtgagtagtcccattcactAGACCAAGAAATCCTTTTGTGACAGACGTTGAGATGCCATGTAATAATCTATGAATACTGAGATATAAGAATGTTATGAACACTGCATGTGACCTGTTCTGTAAAGGGAAGTTACAGTAGAATATGGTGGATTATTGGAATTTCCTGAATGAAGGTATCGATCTGATTTAATAGGAGACTGTGAGAAAAGCAAGCAGGAAAGCTACAAAATAGCTAGAGATAAGCAACCCTCCCAACAAACATG
This sequence is a window from Gopherus evgoodei ecotype Sinaloan lineage chromosome 5, rGopEvg1_v1.p, whole genome shotgun sequence. Protein-coding genes within it:
- the CD8A gene encoding T-cell surface glycoprotein CD8 alpha chain, producing the protein MARFLSLLFFLSLSLCCCRSQGQGSKMSVRLRNEGSPLALGNRVELECVFSGRDLSDSGVSWMLQHRQSVPQFILFITSLGRVAPTENGKPPARFEAKRESSIYRLTVKSFQEQDQGNYYCIVNHNQRLYFSSGIPLHLPAPPTTAPSTKATTTQPSTTTGTKEPRDCKQFLNSAKATEKGLDLSCHLYIWVPLAIACLLLLIALLATITMCQKTRRRRCKCKRPMNGSNGKPSMPNRYM